From one Flavobacterium kingsejongi genomic stretch:
- a CDS encoding RNA polymerase sigma factor: MTDFKELYDRYAPQVFRPCIGYTNNIDQANDLVQDVFISVWKNLSGFRNESHISTWIFKIATNTCLRALTIAKRMPIEQLPYSLPEIIEESPEEKLAILYRCISELEETDRIIISLELEGLPQAQIAAVVGLSNANVRVKIHRIKEKLAQKLKAYEQFR, from the coding sequence ATTTTAAAGAATTATATGATCGTTATGCGCCACAGGTATTCAGGCCGTGTATCGGATATACTAATAATATAGATCAGGCGAATGACTTAGTTCAGGATGTTTTCATATCAGTATGGAAAAACCTGTCCGGTTTCCGTAACGAATCCCATATCAGCACCTGGATATTTAAGATCGCGACGAATACCTGTCTTCGGGCTTTGACAATTGCCAAACGGATGCCAATTGAACAACTGCCGTATAGTTTACCGGAAATCATTGAAGAATCTCCAGAAGAAAAATTGGCCATTTTATACCGCTGCATTTCTGAACTGGAAGAGACCGATCGTATCATAATCTCTTTGGAGCTGGAAGGTTTACCACAGGCTCAAATTGCGGCAGTGGTAGGATTAAGCAATGCAAACGTACGGGTTAAAATTCATAGGATCAAAGAAAAACTGGCTCAAAAATTAAAAGCATATGAACAATTTAGATGA
- a CDS encoding alpha/beta fold hydrolase → MKKTIVTTFLLLLSIFAAAQEYPFSIKSGTGKQTLLFIPGFASSGTVWNETVAALKKDYTCVVLTMPGFAGVAPEQNPTFENWKAQIGRYIKNEKIEKPIVIGHSMGGALALAIAADFPDLTRKIVVVDALPCLMALTNPNFQANPNNDCTAMVQELTSMTNEQFIQMQQVSIASLTTETSKFDEIVSWGVTSDRETFAKIFCDFSNTDLRARIKKITVPTLLLLEPYFKNIASAIQEQYKNLSHAQLRYATKGLHFVMYDDRDWYIKELTDFSKEQ, encoded by the coding sequence ATGAAAAAAACTATTGTAACAACCTTCTTATTGCTACTTTCCATTTTTGCAGCTGCGCAAGAATACCCTTTTTCCATTAAATCAGGAACGGGAAAACAAACATTGCTCTTTATTCCGGGTTTTGCGAGTTCGGGTACAGTGTGGAATGAAACCGTTGCAGCATTAAAAAAAGACTATACATGTGTAGTCTTAACAATGCCTGGATTTGCAGGCGTAGCTCCGGAACAAAATCCTACTTTCGAAAACTGGAAAGCACAAATTGGACGGTACATTAAAAACGAGAAGATTGAAAAGCCAATTGTAATAGGGCATAGCATGGGTGGGGCTTTAGCACTTGCTATTGCAGCTGATTTTCCCGACCTTACCCGTAAAATTGTAGTAGTGGATGCTTTACCTTGCCTGATGGCGCTGACCAACCCTAATTTTCAGGCCAATCCCAATAATGACTGTACTGCTATGGTACAGGAACTAACGAGTATGACTAATGAGCAATTTATTCAAATGCAGCAAGTGAGTATTGCAAGCCTTACTACCGAAACGTCAAAGTTTGATGAAATTGTCAGTTGGGGGGTGACGTCGGATAGGGAAACATTTGCAAAAATATTCTGCGATTTCTCCAATACCGATTTGAGGGCGAGGATAAAAAAGATAACAGTCCCTACTTTGCTATTGTTGGAGCCGTACTTTAAGAACATAGCATCCGCTATACAGGAGCAGTACAAGAATTTATCCCATGCTCAACTGCGCTATGCGACCAAAGGATTGCATTTTGTAATGTATGATGACAGAGACTGGTACATTAAAGAATTGACGGATTTTAGTAAAGAACAATAA
- a CDS encoding RNA polymerase sigma factor — protein sequence MVFEELYKTYWERIFRLCMGYVNDYTLAQDMAQETFIAVWKHLPNFRNESNVGTWVYKIATNNCLRQLENQKRLRTTELPVNLPEEKIINIEPQIQLLYKFIAELQEIDRIIISLELEEIKQSEIAEIVGLSQSNIRVKIHRIKEQLNKKFKEHGK from the coding sequence ATGGTATTTGAAGAACTATACAAGACCTATTGGGAAAGGATATTTCGGTTATGCATGGGCTATGTCAATGATTATACTTTAGCACAGGACATGGCGCAGGAAACTTTTATTGCGGTTTGGAAGCATTTGCCAAATTTCAGGAATGAATCGAATGTAGGAACGTGGGTCTATAAAATTGCTACGAATAACTGCCTGCGCCAATTAGAAAATCAAAAGCGGTTACGAACAACGGAATTACCAGTTAACCTTCCGGAAGAAAAGATCATAAATATAGAACCCCAGATTCAATTGTTATACAAATTTATCGCTGAACTTCAGGAAATAGACCGCATTATCATATCGTTGGAACTGGAGGAGATCAAACAATCTGAAATAGCAGAAATAGTGGGGCTTTCGCAAAGTAATATCCGGGTTAAAATTCATCGTATCAAAGAGCAGCTCAATAAAAAGTTTAAAGAACATGGAAAATAA
- a CDS encoding AsmA-like C-terminal region-containing protein, giving the protein MKIKKILKRLLIVSGSLLLLLLLLTSVALNFVFTPKRITPTVTNLLNENLDAKVSCESIELTFFSSFPHFGVKLKNGVVITPAFSGNKSDTLAQFEVCRASFNVEKLWRKHDLQINNLSIINPKIKAVIHKDGKANWNIVKETSADTITVQDSTSFKINSIFIKKLHIENGSIAYHDFVTKAHAKGDSLNVTLKAANTDKKLTFTTTASGKHIRFSKDGYRFAKNLKVALATNILYDKKAHKVDFDKSELKLNDIDFITEGHFQRDTITNEVQTDIVLEMKVPSLKTLWETVPQYIIKKEDIDVQGNVLLKATAKGIYSKNRLPLTDITFKIDHGILKYKKFPGEIRHLEADLHAVLNFDQPEQSNLTLSKLFLEGTGVDLKGNATVKNLLKDPEIDANIKGDLDLTTLKKKFPIAEDIQAKGLAHIDINALFKSNDIQNNNYNNLKVKGNSVFTNLLVNAPKDTIYIQTEKTELVFGRVAEAGSRKAFGKINVTNLKLNYKKQHDLMLAGLVMKLKAKKLKDSTAALAADISISQLKYAGADKLRGVIRRANITAELSPKSTKERPAITTTFTVDSAGVWQDKKFIGIKKGNYKLLVRKNKENIWMPRGTVEFNNLYAYTPEFALPLRMGHSKIAINNRAITLQDAHITFGNSDVTLTGQINNMLAKRSPDKMINATLTLTSNFIDANEIMKIMNPEAAKGQPEFKQVAESKRQDPKNSSNKKTVFKIPENINLVFNSAIKKLHYGTLDLNDLKGELKIEEGHLKLNHFELTTLAAKLTTSLNYVAVGDRKAKVDFDLNLDDIEMANIAKVMPAMDSLFPMTKSFVGKAHLRMQGSAMLNRKMDVIVPSVSSIAALQATDVMVLDSETFKEMAKTLMFREKEKNTIQSLNMEMIIEKSHMEVLPALVEIDRYRLAVGGIQNLDLSYDYHVSVLKSPIPFKTGVNIKGNLDDYKISLTKAKYKYYFTDSERLKEKTDESIINKKKSILAKLNFK; this is encoded by the coding sequence ATGAAAATAAAAAAAATATTAAAAAGACTACTGATTGTTTCAGGATCACTACTATTACTTTTACTGCTACTCACAAGTGTTGCGCTTAACTTTGTTTTTACTCCCAAGAGGATTACGCCAACAGTAACCAATTTGCTCAATGAAAATTTAGATGCTAAAGTTTCCTGTGAAAGCATTGAACTAACATTTTTCTCCTCCTTTCCACATTTCGGGGTCAAGCTTAAAAACGGGGTTGTAATTACGCCTGCTTTCAGTGGGAATAAATCAGATACACTGGCACAATTTGAGGTATGCCGCGCTTCCTTTAATGTTGAAAAACTATGGCGAAAGCATGACCTTCAAATCAATAACCTTTCTATTATCAATCCCAAAATAAAAGCGGTGATCCATAAAGATGGGAAAGCCAACTGGAATATTGTGAAAGAAACCAGTGCCGATACCATCACAGTACAGGACAGTACCTCTTTTAAAATCAATTCCATTTTTATAAAAAAGCTCCATATTGAAAATGGCAGTATTGCCTACCATGATTTTGTGACCAAAGCACATGCTAAAGGTGATAGCCTGAATGTAACGCTGAAAGCCGCGAACACCGATAAAAAACTCACCTTTACTACAACCGCATCGGGTAAGCATATCCGTTTCTCGAAAGATGGCTACAGATTTGCCAAAAACCTGAAAGTAGCTTTGGCGACCAATATCTTGTATGATAAAAAGGCGCACAAGGTTGATTTTGACAAAAGTGAACTGAAGCTCAACGATATTGACTTTATAACAGAAGGACACTTTCAGCGGGATACGATAACCAATGAGGTACAAACCGATATCGTCCTCGAAATGAAGGTACCATCTTTAAAAACGCTATGGGAAACCGTTCCTCAGTATATTATAAAAAAAGAAGATATAGATGTACAGGGCAATGTGCTGTTAAAGGCTACCGCAAAGGGAATCTATAGTAAAAACAGGCTTCCACTGACGGATATTACATTTAAGATAGATCATGGTATTTTAAAATATAAAAAGTTTCCCGGTGAAATCCGCCATCTTGAAGCGGATCTGCATGCCGTACTGAATTTTGACCAGCCGGAGCAGTCGAACCTGACCCTTAGTAAGTTATTCCTTGAAGGGACTGGTGTCGACTTAAAGGGTAATGCCACGGTAAAAAACCTGCTTAAGGATCCTGAGATTGATGCGAATATCAAAGGCGACCTTGATTTGACGACGCTTAAAAAGAAATTCCCCATCGCTGAAGATATTCAGGCAAAAGGACTGGCTCATATCGATATTAATGCATTATTTAAAAGCAATGATATTCAGAACAACAATTATAACAACCTTAAAGTAAAAGGCAATTCCGTATTTACAAACCTGCTTGTGAATGCTCCCAAAGACACGATTTACATTCAAACCGAGAAAACAGAACTGGTATTCGGCAGGGTTGCAGAAGCGGGTTCCCGTAAAGCTTTCGGAAAAATAAATGTCACAAACCTGAAGCTGAATTACAAAAAGCAACATGACCTTATGCTGGCCGGACTTGTGATGAAGCTAAAAGCCAAAAAACTGAAGGACAGTACCGCAGCCCTTGCAGCAGACATCAGTATATCACAGCTGAAATATGCAGGGGCAGATAAATTAAGAGGCGTGATACGGCGTGCTAATATCACTGCCGAACTGAGTCCTAAAAGCACCAAAGAAAGGCCGGCGATAACGACAACTTTTACAGTAGACAGTGCCGGTGTATGGCAGGATAAAAAGTTTATAGGAATTAAAAAGGGCAATTATAAACTCCTGGTACGTAAAAACAAGGAGAATATATGGATGCCGCGGGGAACTGTAGAATTCAATAACCTCTATGCTTATACACCGGAATTTGCGTTGCCGCTGCGCATGGGTCATTCCAAAATAGCCATAAATAACAGGGCCATTACATTGCAGGATGCCCATATCACATTTGGTAATTCTGATGTTACCCTAACGGGGCAAATTAATAATATGCTGGCCAAACGATCTCCGGATAAAATGATCAATGCCACCCTGACGCTGACCTCAAACTTTATTGATGCCAATGAGATCATGAAAATCATGAATCCTGAAGCGGCTAAGGGGCAGCCCGAATTTAAACAGGTAGCGGAAAGCAAACGGCAAGATCCCAAAAATAGCAGTAATAAAAAGACTGTATTTAAAATACCGGAGAACATCAATCTCGTATTCAACAGTGCGATTAAGAAACTGCATTATGGTACGCTTGACCTGAACGACCTGAAAGGGGAATTAAAAATAGAAGAGGGCCACTTAAAACTGAACCACTTTGAACTGACGACACTGGCAGCCAAACTGACGACAAGCTTAAATTATGTTGCAGTGGGCGACCGTAAGGCAAAAGTAGATTTTGACCTGAATCTCGATGATATTGAAATGGCCAATATCGCAAAAGTAATGCCTGCTATGGACAGCCTATTTCCAATGACGAAGTCCTTTGTCGGGAAAGCCCATTTACGGATGCAGGGCAGCGCAATGCTCAATCGTAAAATGGATGTAATAGTGCCATCGGTCAGCAGTATTGCCGCACTGCAGGCAACAGATGTTATGGTGCTCGATAGTGAGACTTTTAAAGAAATGGCTAAAACACTCATGTTTAGGGAAAAAGAGAAAAATACCATCCAGTCGCTTAATATGGAAATGATTATTGAAAAAAGCCACATGGAAGTATTGCCGGCACTGGTTGAAATTGACCGCTACCGACTTGCAGTGGGCGGAATACAAAACCTGGACCTGAGTTATGATTACCATGTATCGGTGCTAAAGTCCCCCATCCCTTTTAAGACCGGTGTAAATATAAAAGGTAACCTTGATGATTACAAAATAAGCCTGACCAAAGCGAAGTATAAGTATTATTTTACCGATAGTGAAAGGCTTAAAGAAAAAACCGATGAGTCAATAATCAATAAAAAGAAAAGTATATTGGCGAAACTTAATTTTAAATAA
- a CDS encoding alpha/beta fold hydrolase: MKSICTALFILLFSCMLSAQSLMVSGKIVDSGQQPIPFASLGIKGKSVGTIANEQGVFRFTITPENLNLQDQLIVSSIGYAEATIPLTDFKDNTSRNIILRAVTTELEMVSIKATKPKTKIVGRTSSSTFMAANLYTESNLIDDNLGKEQATIIKMDDYCHLKDFNMLVAFNRFERVKFRLNFYDVKDGMPNKRIVNKEILFDVTAESGWVTVDLKPYNIYLKGHKKIAVAIQWIQSVADDSEAKAFGISIAPIPLHAVFTRDKSQSEWIKKSPAFLGFNITVDSYHKDKDQTETEAVFQLNDSIKSIVDMANYSMEAETSGYGSNKEKGKTISVKDATLYYETYGSGTPLLLLHGNGQSIAAFYKQIPELSKHYQVIAMDTRAQGKSTDTFSSPLSYELFAEDVKTLMDSLHLKSANIVGWSDGGNTGLIMALRYPRYVTKLVTMGANLNPEGVAPQLMKRLHSESATLQGRTNAKSIQQQRLLQLLLEEPNIPAQNLNTITIPVLVLAGEDDVILKEHTQEIARNIPKSSILLLENATHYAPQEQPEAFNTAVLSFLKSK, encoded by the coding sequence ATGAAATCTATTTGTACTGCTCTTTTCATCCTGTTATTTTCCTGTATGCTGTCGGCACAATCCCTCATGGTGTCCGGCAAGATTGTAGATTCCGGTCAACAGCCTATTCCCTTTGCCTCACTCGGTATTAAAGGAAAAAGTGTAGGTACTATTGCTAATGAGCAGGGGGTTTTCCGCTTTACCATTACACCCGAAAACCTCAACCTTCAGGATCAGCTTATTGTCTCTTCTATTGGTTATGCCGAAGCCACAATTCCCCTGACAGATTTTAAGGACAATACATCCCGAAACATCATACTCCGCGCTGTAACTACCGAACTGGAAATGGTAAGCATCAAGGCAACCAAGCCCAAAACAAAAATAGTAGGCCGCACCAGCAGCAGTACTTTTATGGCTGCCAACCTGTATACCGAAAGCAACCTCATCGATGATAATTTAGGAAAAGAGCAGGCTACAATTATCAAAATGGACGACTACTGTCACCTCAAAGACTTTAATATGCTCGTGGCTTTTAACCGGTTTGAGCGGGTCAAATTCCGACTTAATTTTTATGATGTCAAAGATGGAATGCCCAACAAACGCATTGTAAACAAAGAAATCCTGTTTGATGTTACTGCCGAAAGCGGCTGGGTAACTGTTGACTTAAAACCCTATAACATCTACCTGAAAGGCCATAAGAAAATTGCTGTAGCAATACAGTGGATCCAGAGCGTAGCGGATGATTCCGAGGCCAAAGCGTTTGGTATATCCATCGCTCCTATTCCACTTCATGCTGTTTTTACAAGAGACAAAAGCCAGTCGGAATGGATCAAAAAATCTCCTGCTTTCCTTGGATTTAATATTACAGTAGACAGTTACCACAAGGATAAAGACCAGACGGAAACGGAGGCGGTATTCCAACTCAATGACAGCATCAAAAGCATTGTGGATATGGCCAATTACAGTATGGAAGCCGAGACTTCCGGTTATGGTTCCAATAAGGAAAAAGGAAAAACAATATCCGTGAAAGATGCAACGCTCTATTATGAAACCTATGGCTCCGGTACGCCTTTATTACTATTACATGGCAATGGCCAATCGATCGCTGCTTTCTATAAGCAAATCCCGGAACTGTCCAAACACTATCAGGTAATCGCAATGGATACCCGCGCACAAGGCAAAAGTACCGATACTTTCAGCAGCCCGTTGTCCTACGAGTTATTTGCAGAAGATGTCAAGACGCTGATGGATTCCCTTCATTTAAAATCAGCAAACATCGTGGGGTGGAGCGATGGGGGAAATACCGGTCTTATTATGGCATTGCGCTACCCTCGTTACGTTACGAAATTAGTCACTATGGGAGCCAACCTCAATCCGGAAGGCGTAGCTCCTCAACTGATGAAAAGGCTACATTCGGAAAGTGCTACCCTACAAGGGCGTACCAATGCAAAGTCCATACAGCAGCAACGCCTCCTGCAACTCTTGCTTGAGGAACCCAATATCCCAGCCCAAAACCTGAATACTATCACAATTCCGGTCTTGGTACTTGCCGGAGAGGATGACGTCATCCTAAAAGAACACACTCAGGAAATTGCGCGTAATATCCCAAAATCATCTATACTACTGCTGGAGAACGCAACCCATTATGCCCCGCAGGAACAACCGGAAGCCTTTAATACCGCTGTGCTGTCTTTCCTGAAAAGTAAATAG
- a CDS encoding serine hydrolase domain-containing protein yields the protein MKHFYSYSLSVFLVSALLYSPTGTAQEKTTYLTAAESDPVKLGWMVGSPPPPDRILHFEDGSFFEFPALRWSVAHMRQFMPTVNVSRGLGNAIPLSVDLRTDIDALKYVPLGEKKAITWEEGLQKNYTDGILILHHGTVVYERYFGALTPDGQHAAMSVTKSFTGTLGIVLAEEGLIDPSKLVADYLPELKNSAFGDATVRQVMDMTTALQFSEDYADPNAEIWKFSAAGNPLPKPKDYQDPKSYYEYLPTVKKSGKHGTAFGYKTVNSDVLGWIIARVTGKTVPTLLSEKIWQKIGTEQDGYYSVDATGTPFAGGGYNLGLHDMARFGQLILNNGVVSGEQIIPKSAIADIRKGGDQKAFKKANYKLLKGWSYRDMWWITNNEHGAFCARGVHGQVIYIDPKADMVIVRFASHPVAANGANDPYSLPAYHAVAKFLRATK from the coding sequence ATGAAACATTTTTATTCGTATTCTCTTTCCGTATTCTTAGTCTCCGCGTTGCTGTATTCGCCTACGGGAACCGCACAGGAAAAAACAACCTATCTGACTGCTGCAGAAAGCGACCCGGTCAAATTAGGATGGATGGTCGGATCACCACCACCACCCGATCGTATCCTGCATTTTGAGGATGGTAGCTTTTTTGAATTTCCCGCTTTGCGTTGGAGTGTCGCACACATGCGGCAATTTATGCCTACGGTAAATGTTTCACGTGGTTTGGGCAATGCAATACCCTTATCCGTAGATCTCCGGACTGATATTGATGCCCTGAAATATGTTCCTCTCGGTGAAAAAAAAGCCATTACATGGGAAGAAGGATTACAAAAAAACTATACTGATGGTATACTGATCCTCCATCATGGCACGGTGGTATACGAACGCTATTTTGGCGCACTTACTCCCGACGGGCAACATGCTGCCATGTCGGTTACCAAATCATTTACCGGAACATTAGGTATTGTGTTAGCTGAAGAAGGGCTAATCGATCCCTCCAAACTGGTTGCCGACTATTTACCGGAGCTTAAGAATTCCGCCTTTGGGGATGCCACGGTACGTCAGGTGATGGATATGACCACTGCCCTACAGTTCAGTGAAGACTATGCCGATCCCAATGCGGAGATCTGGAAGTTTTCTGCAGCGGGGAATCCGTTGCCCAAACCCAAGGACTACCAGGACCCGAAGAGTTATTACGAATACCTTCCAACTGTAAAAAAAAGCGGGAAACACGGCACTGCTTTTGGCTATAAAACCGTAAACTCCGATGTGCTGGGCTGGATCATAGCCCGGGTAACGGGTAAAACGGTTCCCACACTGTTATCGGAAAAGATATGGCAGAAAATCGGTACCGAACAGGATGGCTATTATTCTGTAGATGCAACCGGAACCCCTTTTGCGGGTGGCGGTTATAATTTAGGCCTTCACGATATGGCACGGTTCGGACAACTAATCTTAAATAACGGAGTGGTTTCCGGTGAGCAGATCATCCCAAAATCGGCGATAGCAGATATCCGTAAAGGCGGCGACCAAAAGGCTTTTAAAAAAGCCAACTATAAGCTGTTAAAAGGATGGAGTTACCGGGATATGTGGTGGATTACGAATAATGAACACGGCGCCTTTTGTGCCCGGGGTGTACACGGGCAGGTGATCTACATCGATCCCAAAGCGGATATGGTCATCGTTCGTTTTGCGTCCCATCCTGTTGCCGCGAATGGAGCAAATGATCCCTATTCCTTACCTGCGTATCATGCTGTCGCAAAATTCCTCCGCGCCACCAAATAA
- a CDS encoding FAD-dependent oxidoreductase, whose translation MLGDAAHRMPPYAGEGVNMAMQDAFELADCLTDPAYPDTDTAIAAFEKQMCNRAAEITQITLAYTAMLHSDDPINKLIALFNGLEENQE comes from the coding sequence ATGCTGGGGGATGCCGCACACCGGATGCCGCCCTACGCAGGAGAAGGTGTCAATATGGCGATGCAGGATGCGTTTGAACTCGCAGATTGCCTTACAGACCCGGCTTATCCCGATACGGATACGGCTATCGCTGCCTTTGAAAAACAAATGTGCAACAGGGCTGCAGAAATTACACAAATCACCTTAGCATATACTGCCATGCTCCACTCCGATGATCCCATTAACAAACTGATCGCCCTATTCAATGGCTTGGAAGAAAATCAGGAATAA